In Bradyrhizobium paxllaeri, the genomic stretch GTTTGACGACGCGCGCCTTGACGACGACCCGCCTTGCCCTGAAGCGGACGCCGCTCCCGTCCGGGCTCCACCCTCCGCCGTCCCTGGGAAAGGACGCCGCCACCTTTGCGCCCCGGCCCCGGGCGTTGAACCGGCCGCTCCGCCCGCCAGTCCCGAGTAACCGATTGGGGTCACCGCCGGCGCGCCGGATCGCATATTGGACATCGCCCAGAAAGCTGGTCGGACGTCGACGCGCCCCACCTGTCCGGCCAGCGCGCAATCGAGCGCCACCACGGTCACGGACTTTACCTGGACGGATGCGAAAACTGTCTTCGTCGTGCGCCATGAAGCGACAATTGGAGCTCGGAGCAACTCCGGCAAGATCGGAAATCCAGTCAGTGCATTCTCGCGTCGAATGACGTGCGCAATCGTACTCAGAAGAAGGCTCAAATCGCTTTCACATGACGAGTGGTGCCGCTTGGAGCATTGAAAGCCAAAGAGAAAATGGCGACAGCGCCGCCTGCGCACCTTCTCGCCACTCCACTGAAGATCGGAAAAGACAATGTGCAGACAATAACTTGACGAGTAAAGCGAGGCGCGAACGAAAGTTCGCTTTATCTTGCCCTCTTAATCGAATGTCTCGTCTGCTTGATCTCACTCATTCTCGCTTCCTTTCTCGTTTGCGACAAGGCCCTCTACGCAGCGCCTGAACGCGATGCGCCACAACAGCCGCGAGTCCCGGTGCGCCGTGCACTCTTCCGCACTCATCGACGGCACAAGGTCGCTGCGGCAAGGCAGCGGGGAAGCCGTCGCGGCGCACTTTTCCATCGGCATGACGGAGCCACATCACAGGCAATCCGGCGTGGTCCAGCTTGCACATCACGTGCGTGGCCACAGGCAAGATAACGTGCGTTCCGTCGTCGTTGATCTGCACCAGGTCTCTTCCGCTGTCGTGGAGCTCCGTGTTCAATATATTGCGCTCAACCCCTCATGGCGGCGTTGCAAGCTGGCTCTCATCTCACGCATATCGCCGCAGCAGCTTGCTGTCCTTGACGGCGGCATAGGCGCGGACATCCGCCGGCGCCGCTGTCGGATCGCCGCAGTAAAACGTGCCGTCAACCCACATCGCATGCACGATCACGGCAAGCTTGCGCGCCACCGCCACCGTCGCCTTGCGGTGCGGGGCGCGCCTGGCTATCGCCATTCCCCAGCTCTTGACCTTGTCCTTGCACTTGAACCGGGTCAGCAGGGCGCTGGCCGCCTCATAGAGCGCGCGGCGCACATCGCCATCGCCGGCCTTGCTGATCCGCCCCTGCACGTCGATCGAGGAGCCGGACTGCCAGCGCCGCGAGGTCAGCCCAAAATAGGCCGCCACGTCACGCGACCTCTTGAAGCGCGACGGATCGTCGACCGCGGTCACAAAGCTCAGCGCCGCCACCGGACCGACACCGGGAATCTGCATGAAGCGCCGGCACAGCTCATGGCCGGCGACAAACCTGACCAGCAGCTCGTGCAGGCGGCAGTACTCCTTCCACAGCGCCGCACGCGCATTGAGCATGGCGTCGATCAGCTCGGTGACCAACGCGTCGCCTGCAACCGCTGCACGGACCGCCTGCGCAAAGCCGCCGCGACCGGTGCCCTTGATGCGGATACCGAAGCTCTTGATCGAATGCCGGATCGCGTTCTCGAGATCCAGAAACTTGCGCTTGAGGTTGCGCCGGTGCGTCAACAGCAGTCGTAGCCGATAGCAGCTTTCGGTCTTGATATGGGCCTGGCGGAACCAGCCGGTGCGCATCAGGTGCGCCAGCCCGAGCGCGTCCGCCTTGTCGGTCTTGTTGCGCTGCGCCGACATCGCCGCCCGCACATGCTGGGTCTCCAGACACACCGCCGGCAAGCCAAGCCGCAGCAGTTCGGGGGTGCAGCCAGGGCGACAGCGCGCCGGCCTCGTGGCCGACCCGCCTGAGCCGGCCAAGATACGGCTTCAGCGCAAGCTTGATCGTGTCCGGGTCGGTCACCACCGTCACCTCCAAGGCCACCTCGCCCTTGTCATCCACCACGCAAATCGCGGTCTCCTCCATCCCGACTTCCAGTCCGCAAAAGTATTCCATCGCGCGCCTCCCGTGTTGCCGAGACGGCTTCGGTGGCGCCGCAACCGCGCCGTTTGATGGTCGCGGAGAAGGTTTTCCACCGCCTTGCCGATTACGGGCGGCATTCCTAATCGGGTGAGCAAAGTCAACTCATTCCTACGCTTTTCTTCGACTCTTCGATCTTCCGCCATTTCCGCCTCCCTGCATCATCAACGCGCAAGCTTCACCACAGCCGCGACCGCGACGTGCATTCACCAGGCGGGGTCCATGCGTTCCTTCGCGTTCAGCACCAGGGCTGTCGCATGCTCTTCATCAGGTTCGTAAACAGGGCTGTCCAAGCAGTCCGGCGCTCTCGTCCCCGAAGGGCGGCAGCAGCAAGAGATAGCGGACATTCCCCGTTTCGCGGCCCCGCCAGGGGACGCTCACCGCGCGCGGATCTCTAATGTTGGCTCCTTTCAACAGGCTGGATGCAATCCCAGCGCTACCCTCTTGTGATGCACGCAGCAGCTACTGCGCCGGCTTCAACCGCAGCCGCTGCGTGACCTTGGCGCCAAAGCCGACGTGGAAGTCGGTTTCACTGACCCACATCCGATGCAATGCTCGCCAGCTTGCGCGCGACCGCGGTGATCGCGCACAGCATGCTCGAGCGTTTGGCGATCCGGAGGCCCCACGCCCGCAATGCCGACCATTTCCTAACCCGCAGCAGCAGGCTTGCAGCCGCCTCGCAAAGCGCCTCGCGCACAGCGACATCGCCTTGTTTGCTGATCCGACCTTCATTGCGCGCCGACCGTCCGCGATCGGGCAAAGCGACGGGGGTCGTCGACGCCGACCTTGAACGACAGGGCTGCAACGGGACCGACGCCGGGAACTGTCATCAGACGTCGGCAGACAGCATCATGCTGGACCACCTGCAGGAGCACACGATGCAGCCGATCGTAGCCCTCGAGGATCGCGCGGCGCACGTCCAGCATGGCCTCGATACTCATCACAAAGATTGGATCGCTGCGCTCGATCAGCTCGCGGACGCGGGCTTCGTAGGCACCGCCGGCGACGGCTCCGACGAGCAACCCATAGGCCCGCAGCGCGCCACGAATGTGGTTTTCGAGGTCGATCAGTTTGCGCTTGAGCAGCTTCCGGTTGGTCAACGCTGCGGCAACCCGCTCCTCAGCGACGTCGGTTGCTACCCGCAAGACAATGAAGACGTTACTCCCAGTCCAGACGCTCGGCACTCTGGTCATGGCGGAGTGCTTGAGCTTCGTAACTGTCTGCAAGCGTGTCGAGAGCCTTAGCGGTATGCGGATGGTCGAAGGAGATCGCCTTCGACCAGTTGCGGTACTTCGCAGCCTCCTTCCGCTCCAGATCTCCGCCATCGCGCGGCGATCGTGTTGTAACGCCGCGTCGATTACTTTTACCCGCTACAAAACCGTTGATCATCGGTTTGCTACGGAATAGATCGATCACATCGCGTACCGCCTCGGCCGGCCAGTTGCCGTCCGCTCCATTCTTGGATGCAGCCAAGACATTGCCTATCCGACTGTCGGCAATGTCTTCTCGCCCCGCTGCCTTGGCTAGCGAACGAGCTTCCTTGATCCAGGACTCCAGCGCTGTGCTATCGATTGTGCCGTCGTCCCGGGTTCCAGGAAGACGATCCCATTGTTCAAGCAACCGATAGGCGTGGCTGGCGACGGCGCGAGCCCGCTCGGGGTTTTCCGGTTCGGCGTCAACGACGCCGCTCTCCTCAGTCGCCTTGAATACCACGCTGAGTATTTCAATGAAGAAGGATGGCTGTTCTGAGAGCGCTTTCATCAGAACTTTGGCTGGCCGGCGCGAACGAGCCAGGATCGGCAAATAGTCCCACTCGATCCTAATCAACGCATTACTGTCGACGTCGCCGCGTTCATCTAGATTCTGCAGGATCTCTGCGACGTAGTGCTGGAACATCGTTGCTTCGTTCATGTCGCCCGTGTTTTCGAACGGCTGGCGTGCCGCCTCATGCAGGACCTCTAGGAGGAGATTGGACGGCAGATCAACCTTGCTATCGCGTCCCGCCAGCGACAGGGCGTGACGAGCGCGTCCGACAGAAATGAGTTTGCGGATTGCGAACTCGACGTTTACATCCTCGCTCATCCAAAACACAGGCGTTCGACGCCAATAGCTTTCTTCGATTTCTGCACCAGCCTCGGTCGCTTGATTCCAGGTCCAGGGTTCAACCGGGAGAGCACGCAGGATTGTGAGCAGCGCCGTGTCGCCCCAGGTTTGCTCCTTTGCCCTAGCAATCAAGGCTGCGGCCCAAGGCTCTTTTCGATCTTGAAAGATATAGGCAATCAGACCGTGGGCGACGTCGCGTTCACGGCTATTGTCGCTTCTAATGGCGGCTTCCAGCAACTGTTCGAGATCGGACTCAGAAAGGCCGCTCTCATAGAGAGCCTTGCCAATGTAGCCAGCGGCATCGACGAGGCGCGCGAGTGCAAGGACGGTTGCCACTCCACCTTCTGCGAATAGGACTTGTGCCGCTTCCTGCCGCGCCACGTCGACATCGCGTCGCTCTGCTTTCCAGCCTTCAGCAGATGGTCTTGGCAAAGCGACGGATTGCTCGAAGAGCCAAGCCACACGTTCAAGGGGATCGCTGGGCGCAAAGCGCGCGTAGATCGCATCAAGTCGGTCTAGTACCTCGCCAGGCAGAGACCATTCGGCATCCGGGAATTGCCGGTGGTGATGGAGCACGCGTCGCAGGCTTGTCCAAACGGCCGCGCGATCAGCCTTCTTGGTGATCTTTGACTCTGCCGCATCCAGTGCCTCAAGCGCACGTTTAGTGTCGGGTACGAGATCGGCGAAACGATCGAGCAGCGCCGACCATCTGGTGGAATCTGTGCCGACATCTGTGAGCAGGCGTTCAGTGATCGCCGTGGCCCCGCGAACCATCAGACCTCGAGTGACGATCTCGACCTCGTCGACCGTGAAATCACGCCAACGCGGCATCGGTGACGGCGTGGACGTATCATGGCCTTGCGGCAGGACACCGAGCATCAACTTCCAGGCGGAGCCGCTCTCTTTTTTGCGGATCAGATCAAGCGCCTGAAGTCGTAGATCGAGAGGAGCATAGGTTTGTGGGATCCAGAGAAGATGGATCTCGCGAAGACTGTTCGCCGGTCTGTTCATGTATCGACCGGGTGGGTTGTCGATGGCGTCGAGACGAGCCAGGACGTGGGTCACTCGTGGCATTAGATGTGGCGACCAAGCCAGGGACTCCAGCGCCCAAAGCAAGTCAGACAGGTGTTCGGCACCGAATACACCTTCGCCGTCGGTGCCGAAAAGGGCACGAATGGGCGGATCGTGCAGTTCGAGGCTATCTTCAATGGCGCTGAGAAACGCGGTAGGTGAAGCCTCCGCCAGCAGTTGGAAGTCCCGGGAAAGCGACCACCAGCGTTGTTGAGTCGCGTGAGCCAGGAGTTTAGCGACGATATTATTTGCGCGCCCTGGAGCATCGGGGACAGTACTGACTTCCTTACCCCAGAGGGCGAGCAGGATCAGCACTTGCCCGATTCCGTGACGCATCATTCCCGAATAGGAGCGGCGGACGCCGCGGACGTCCGCCATCCAGCGTTCGTTCGGATCCATTTCGAAGCGTGGATCCGCAGAGCCGAGCACAGCGTGGGCCGAGGCTTCGAAACGTTGAATGTCGATGCGCGTCAGGTGCCGCGCGAGCAGGAACCATGCATCCTGCGGCGACGCGATGCGCCAGGTCGAACCGATCTTCTGCAATGGACTGTCAAATTTTCCGACGTAAGGCACAAGGGCGCGAATGACGGCTTCATACGGCTGGTCGGCGAGCTCTGCGAGCCGGGCTCGATCCGACTCTGCGTCCTCGTCCCAGCCGCCCGCAAGTAGCGCCGCCAGCAAAGCTTGCGGCGGTGCCTCTTGCGCCCACTGAGGCAGGCGCCCCGGCGCGCTTGGAATGAGACGGCGCAGGATTGCCAGATTGCGCGCACTGTCGCGCGCGTACGCCTCGGCACGAGGTTCGGCTATGCCTGCCGCGATCAAGGCGCTCGCGATCCCTTCGCGTGACGGTCGCGCGAGGGTGTGAACGTCGCCGCGGGAGACCGGTCGCTCATCATAAGCTTGCAGGACGTAGTGGCCGCGCTCCGCAAGCGACTGTGCCAGACCCGGTTCAGAGTCAGTCATAACTATAATCAAAGGCCCTGACGCCTGAGCCAGTGCCCGAGCGGCGGCAGCCGTCGTCGCCACCAAACAGCGGGCTCTATATGCCGCCGCCATATCTTCCGGCAGCATGGAGAGGGTCGCGTGGAAGAACGCCACAATTTCGTCTGTCGTGGTCGCTTGGAGAGAGAAAACAGACGGCTCGTCGCGGAGCCAACGAAGAACGTCAGCGGCAGCTTGGTCCCGATCGCTCAGGGCCAGATCTTCTGTGAGCGGCCATTTGGTCGCCTGCGACCATTCTTCCCAAATTTCTTCGAGCTCGCGTGTTCCTTCCGGTCGCTTCCCAAGGCGAACCGCCAGCCAAAGTCCGATCGCCGGTGTTTGTTCGATCCAATGAACGAGGTCATCGGCGTCGTATGCGAGAACTTTCGCCCAAGGTCCTTCTGCCTCTCGCGCCTTGGCCCACTTATCCTTGCCGGGCCAGTGGCGGGGAGTGACGAACACATAGGTGGCGTTGGTAGGATTGATCGGTTCGGGCGCCTTGGTTCGTTTGCGATAGTCCTCCGTTGCTTTCTTTTCGATTTCGCGACGCTGACTGCCGATCTCCCAGCCGGTTTCTCCCTGCGGGACGTAAGTGTTTCCGATCTCGATTTTGGTCCGTCCGTCCCAACCCGAGTGGAGAACACCCTCGCCGGCGGGGAATCGGAGGTATGCTGAGGGGCCAGACGTGGCGCGGATCAAATAAGCGAGGAGAGTTGGCAGGCTGGCGGCGCCATCAATTCGGTCTGCCCATTTTGAAAGATCTTCCGCATCCACCCATCGGATGGGCGCGCCAGGGCGTCCGGATGCGGTAATAATCGGGACGGCAGGCCCGATTACCGCTCCCGTTGGCAGGAACCTGATACCGGCGCCCTCGAGCGCCGTGCGAATGGCTTGGGCATTGTTAGCGACCGGGGTCCGTTGCCCTCTCTCGAAATCGGCCACAGTCGAGGTCGATACACCGGCTTGCTTGGCCAAGTCCTGTTGGGACCACGCCAAAAGAGCACGAGCAGCCCGCACGAGCTTTGGGGAGAGGTCGAGTGGGGAACTTTGTTGCGCCATGGTCATAAGAAATATATGACATCAGTTGAAGTTTCCCAACTGTTCTTTTTTGTCGACAAGCTACTTATTTTTGCCGACAATAGATAACAACATGGCTGAACGTCATATAAATCATCGTCAGAACGCACTCAGTCTCATCCGAGATCGAGGAATTGCGCGCGCACGCGATTTCAAGGCGGCAGGCATCCCGCTGGTCTATCTGAAACGCATGACCGATGCCGGCGACATTGTCCGTCTCGGCCGCGGCCTTTACCAAATCCCTGAAGGAGTCGGCGAGGATATCGCCCACGATCTGGCGGAAGCGGTGCGCCTCGTGCCGAACGGAGTCGTCAGCCTGGTCAGCGCACTTCGCCACCACGAACTGACCACCCAGCTCCCGCACGCAGTGTGGATGACCATACCTCACAAAGCCCGGACACCAAACATCAAGGGCCTGCGGCTCGAGATTGTCCGCGCGACAGGCGCAGTCCTTACCGCGGGCGTCGACCATCTTCGAGTCGAAGGAGTTGATGTGCCGATCTACGGCGTTGCGAAAACAATCGCCGATTGCTTCAAACATCGCCGCCACGTTGGCGAGGATGTCGCGATCGAGGCGCTCCGAGACGCCCTGCGGCTCCGGAAGACCACGGCGAGCGAGCTCATGAAATATGCGGCCATCGATCGGGTCACCGCACGGATTGAGCCCTACATCAAGGCGATGCAGTAATGGCCAAGGTCCTCAGGAATCCTGCGGCGTCGATCAGGGCGCGCCTACTTGCTCACGCCAGACAGCACAATGACGACTATCAGCGCATCCTGACGCGTTATGCGATCGAGCGGCTGCTCTTCCGTCTCAGCCTGACGGAAGCCGCCGGGAGATACGTGCTCAAGGGTGCGATGCTGTTTGTGACCTGGCCGGAGCACGTCTTCAGGCCAACCGGCGACCTCGACCTCCTCGGCCAAGGTGACTCCGACCCCGCCGCAATTACTGAGCTCTTCAGCCGAATTTGCCAAGTGGAAGCCCCGGACGACGGCATCATCTTCGATCGAGCCAGCTTGAGGGTCGAGCAGGTGCGTGAAGAGGACAAGTATCAGGGCGTCCGGCTGAGCCTCAGGGGCGAACTGGCAAGGGCGATGATTCCAGTCCAGGTCGACATTGGTTTCGGCGATCACGTCTACCCGCGACCGACACGCCATATTTTTCCGAGCCTTTTGCCGGACCTGCCGGCGGCGAACATCCTGATGTACCCGCCCGAAACCGTCGTCGCAGAGAAGTTCGAGGCGATGATCCGCTTCGGGGTGACAAATGGCAGGATCAAGGATTTCTATGATATCTGGGTCACGCTCCGTACATTTCCATTCGACCTGTCGGGACTGGTGGAGGCCGTCGGCGGAACGCTTCGCCGACGAGAGACCGCCATCCCGGCCGAGATGCCTGTAGGCTTGATGGACGAGTTCGCGAGGATCACCGAAGAACGCGGTCATTGGACCGGCTTCCTTCGCCGAAATCCGCCGACGATCGAGCCACCACCTTTTGCGGAGCTTCAGGTGGAGCTGCGACGCTTCTTCGGTCCCGTGATCGACGGCCTCGCCGTGCCGGAAGGCGCCCAGGGTCGATGGGATCCGGCCGCCGGAGCTTGGCAGTAAAGCTTGCTTGTTCTGAACTTCCACCCGGTGCGTTGTTCGCTACAAGAACCAACTCAGGCAGGCTCTGCAACCTGAAAGAACAGCGTGAACGAAAACACAGATGACCCGTTCGAGGACATGCCAGTGCCTTTTAGTTTTGGCACAGTGCCGCTCGATGTTATTAGTCAAGAGTGCGCAGAGCTTCTAACAGCAATCGAAGCGTATGATCCCTTGAGGCTTGCAAGCTGCTTTGGCGGCCTTCTTTGCGAACCGTTGTTACAAAGTAACTGTGTGCGCCTGGAAACACTGGTGCATCTTTCTCTTGCCCGCGCCAAAGGATCAAAGAAGCCGAACGAGAAGATCGTCCAGCGCCTGTTCGAATGGATTGGAAGCAGTTCTGTCGGGATGCTCGAAGATCCCGCAGAGGATCTCTTCGTAAGCCTAATTGTAACACCCCGCGGAAACTTCAGGGTGCTGGAAGGCATTTGGGAATCCGCGGGTTTTCATACCCAGCGCGTTGTGAAGGCCCTCGATCTGCTGCCGCCTTACCCCCGGTTCAATAGCATTAAGGATTACGTGTATGAGTTGCTACGGCTTTCAGACCTTGTGTGCGAACGTGCATCGCTGAACCGCCTAACGGAAGGGAGCACGATTCCTCAGGAGAAGATTTCGTCGGCTGTCTTAGGGCGGTTGTCATCCGTTCGACGCCGTATTCGCTTTTCGGAAGCGGACCTTGCCGAAAGCGGGATATCGTTGGACCAGCTCGGTCCCTTCGCATTCGACCCTTCGAAGCGTGCTGACCTGACTACAGACAAGATAGGCCACTCAAGTCTAGAGCGTTATCCGTTGCTCTACCGCAACGGTGATCTCTACTTGCTTCTACCGACAGCGATCACCTCTGCCATTCGTCGTTTTGTCATCGAACAGATGGATACGCCCCAATTGCGAGATGCTTTTGCGGGAACACTTGCCTTTGAGCTGGCGACATCAGTATCGAAGATTCCCTTACTCGGTGAAAGAACGGGAGCTCCGATAGAGTTCAAGAAAACGGACAACGGCCTTCTTGCTGGCATCATGACCGCTGCTGATCGTGGAATATATCTGAACTTCGTTTTCTTCGCTGACACGCTTGATCACTTCGAGGATGACGGTCTGGTTGGAGTTTATCCCCGCGACACCCCCGAGAGACTTGTTAAAGATATCGAGCGCTGGATTGATGAGGCATACGGAGCCGTTGTCGGCAGGCGCGACTTCAGAGCCGGGGTGACATTGCTGGTGAGCAGCGGGATCGGTCGTGCCATGCTGGATCTCACACCGAAGAAGTCTTGGGCGAGTTGGCAAGTTGAGGCCGTTGGGGCTTCCGATCTCTTCACGTTGAGTTGGTTGCCAGATTTCAAGCAGATGTCGTTGTGGCGCTTGCTGAAGGGCCGAGAGAAACTGGAATCGATCGGCATCAATCTATTCAACGTAAACGGGCTTTTGAACCTTATTGCATGGTCACGAATGCTCGGCGGCCATCTTGTCCCTCACGCTAGTCTACCGGAACAATTTATCGATGCTAGCACGAAGCGCATGATCTTTGTTGAGCAGAATGCGCTACTCAAAGTGCGCCAAGAAGCAATAACAACCTTCGACGAACATGCATGCCAGTTTATAGATGGCCGTTTCTTCGTTGTCCGTCGCACAGGGGAATCCATCTTTGAAGAAGATCAAGCGCGGCCCTTCTATGTTGCGGAAGACTCAGACAGCCGCTGGCCAAAATCGGTTTACGAGACCACGCGCCGCGCTTGGTGGGTACAACTGGAGACGACCGATGCTACGGCGGGCCAGTGGGCCTACCAGCGCTTCCAGATGCTAAAGACGTGGATTTGCCTTTCTGCTCCGATACTAGATACGGAATTCCCGGCGTTGCCGGAAGGGCCGATACTTTGGCGGGCGAAGTTTAGCGGGGAGCTGGGTGACAAGCTCGGAAGAGGCGAAAGGGAGTTCCTCGATCTAGAGAGGACTCT encodes the following:
- a CDS encoding nucleotidyl transferase AbiEii/AbiGii toxin family protein, with the translated sequence MAKVLRNPAASIRARLLAHARQHNDDYQRILTRYAIERLLFRLSLTEAAGRYVLKGAMLFVTWPEHVFRPTGDLDLLGQGDSDPAAITELFSRICQVEAPDDGIIFDRASLRVEQVREEDKYQGVRLSLRGELARAMIPVQVDIGFGDHVYPRPTRHIFPSLLPDLPAANILMYPPETVVAEKFEAMIRFGVTNGRIKDFYDIWVTLRTFPFDLSGLVEAVGGTLRRRETAIPAEMPVGLMDEFARITEERGHWTGFLRRNPPTIEPPPFAELQVELRRFFGPVIDGLAVPEGAQGRWDPAAGAWQ
- a CDS encoding transposase, whose translation is MTRVPSVWTGSNVFIVLRVATDVAEERVAAALTNRKLLKRKLIDLENHIRGALRAYGLLVGAVAGGAYEARVRELIERSDPIFVMSIEAMLDVRRAILEGYDRLHRVLLQVVQHDAVCRRLMTVPGVGPVAALSFKVGVDDPRRFARSRTVGAQ
- a CDS encoding type IV toxin-antitoxin system AbiEi family antitoxin domain-containing protein gives rise to the protein MAERHINHRQNALSLIRDRGIARARDFKAAGIPLVYLKRMTDAGDIVRLGRGLYQIPEGVGEDIAHDLAEAVRLVPNGVVSLVSALRHHELTTQLPHAVWMTIPHKARTPNIKGLRLEIVRATGAVLTAGVDHLRVEGVDVPIYGVAKTIADCFKHRRHVGEDVAIEALRDALRLRKTTASELMKYAAIDRVTARIEPYIKAMQ
- a CDS encoding XRE family transcriptional regulator, with protein sequence MAKQAGVSTSTVADFERGQRTPVANNAQAIRTALEGAGIRFLPTGAVIGPAVPIITASGRPGAPIRWVDAEDLSKWADRIDGAASLPTLLAYLIRATSGPSAYLRFPAGEGVLHSGWDGRTKIEIGNTYVPQGETGWEIGSQRREIEKKATEDYRKRTKAPEPINPTNATYVFVTPRHWPGKDKWAKAREAEGPWAKVLAYDADDLVHWIEQTPAIGLWLAVRLGKRPEGTRELEEIWEEWSQATKWPLTEDLALSDRDQAAADVLRWLRDEPSVFSLQATTTDEIVAFFHATLSMLPEDMAAAYRARCLVATTAAAARALAQASGPLIIVMTDSEPGLAQSLAERGHYVLQAYDERPVSRGDVHTLARPSREGIASALIAAGIAEPRAEAYARDSARNLAILRRLIPSAPGRLPQWAQEAPPQALLAALLAGGWDEDAESDRARLAELADQPYEAVIRALVPYVGKFDSPLQKIGSTWRIASPQDAWFLLARHLTRIDIQRFEASAHAVLGSADPRFEMDPNERWMADVRGVRRSYSGMMRHGIGQVLILLALWGKEVSTVPDAPGRANNIVAKLLAHATQQRWWSLSRDFQLLAEASPTAFLSAIEDSLELHDPPIRALFGTDGEGVFGAEHLSDLLWALESLAWSPHLMPRVTHVLARLDAIDNPPGRYMNRPANSLREIHLLWIPQTYAPLDLRLQALDLIRKKESGSAWKLMLGVLPQGHDTSTPSPMPRWRDFTVDEVEIVTRGLMVRGATAITERLLTDVGTDSTRWSALLDRFADLVPDTKRALEALDAAESKITKKADRAAVWTSLRRVLHHHRQFPDAEWSLPGEVLDRLDAIYARFAPSDPLERVAWLFEQSVALPRPSAEGWKAERRDVDVARQEAAQVLFAEGGVATVLALARLVDAAGYIGKALYESGLSESDLEQLLEAAIRSDNSRERDVAHGLIAYIFQDRKEPWAAALIARAKEQTWGDTALLTILRALPVEPWTWNQATEAGAEIEESYWRRTPVFWMSEDVNVEFAIRKLISVGRARHALSLAGRDSKVDLPSNLLLEVLHEAARQPFENTGDMNEATMFQHYVAEILQNLDERGDVDSNALIRIEWDYLPILARSRRPAKVLMKALSEQPSFFIEILSVVFKATEESGVVDAEPENPERARAVASHAYRLLEQWDRLPGTRDDGTIDSTALESWIKEARSLAKAAGREDIADSRIGNVLAASKNGADGNWPAEAVRDVIDLFRSKPMINGFVAGKSNRRGVTTRSPRDGGDLERKEAAKYRNWSKAISFDHPHTAKALDTLADSYEAQALRHDQSAERLDWE
- a CDS encoding transposase codes for the protein MQPCRSRSASTTPVALPDRGRSARNEGRISKQGDVAVREALCEAAASLLLRVRKWSALRAWGLRIAKRSSMLCAITAVARKLASIASDVGQ